A region from the Melioribacter roseus P3M-2 genome encodes:
- a CDS encoding twin-arginine translocase TatA/TatE family subunit, which yields MGNLGATEIILIVLVLVLLFGGKKIPELMRGLGQGVKSFKKAINEDDDKPENDKS from the coding sequence ATGGGAAATCTAGGCGCAACTGAAATTATCCTGATAGTTTTGGTGCTTGTTTTATTATTCGGAGGCAAGAAAATACCGGAACTGATGAGGGGATTGGGACAGGGAGTAAAATCTTTTAAGAAAGCCATCAACGAAGACGACGATAAACCCGAAAACGACAAATCTTAA
- the htpG gene encoding molecular chaperone HtpG, with translation MGEVHTAKKYKFKAEVKKLLDILVHSLYTSREIFLRELISNASDALDKLRFETTRGSEVVNPELPLEIRITINKEDKSITVSDTGIGMNYVEITKNLGTIAKSGTEEFLKMVADSKDATNIIGRFGIGFYSVFMVAKEVIVTSRSYRKEDQPVEWRSDGLGQYEVSVSEKELPRGTSIKVLLKEDAEEFLEKWRLESIIKKHSNFISFPIFVENEKINTVSAIWKEPKSSITKEQYEEFYKFLTHDTEPPADIIHKSIDAPIQFNALLFIPKKSDEFFWIDRDNYGLDLYVRKVLIQHKNKDLLPEYLGFVKGVVDSEDLPLNISRETLQENVIFNKIASSVTSTVLSYLAEKAKNDRQGYENFWKEHGKIFKLGYVDFGNREKYIELLRFNSSFCKDETEVISLEEYAGRMKENQKDIYYASGPNREAILSNPHIEIFKNKGIEVLCLFDPVDELVINSIGKYKDYPLKSIENADAKALENIKSDEKESEEKKEELSKDDKKHFSSLLAKMKKILGDKVEDVVESQRLVESPACLVSTSDGLTSTMEKILRMTNKEIQPSKKRLEINPNNKLIRNLLEVFKKDSNDEVIKEVTEQLYYISLLNDGELTDPHYFTSLANKYLEESSSWYIDYSNKGNNE, from the coding sequence ATGGGAGAAGTGCATACCGCTAAAAAGTACAAATTCAAAGCCGAAGTTAAAAAACTGCTCGACATTTTAGTCCATTCATTATATACCAGCAGGGAAATATTTCTGAGGGAATTAATTTCGAATGCCTCCGATGCTCTCGATAAATTACGCTTCGAGACTACCAGAGGCTCCGAAGTAGTCAATCCGGAATTACCCCTTGAAATCAGAATTACAATCAATAAAGAAGATAAATCGATTACGGTTTCCGATACCGGAATCGGTATGAATTACGTTGAAATTACCAAAAATCTCGGTACGATTGCAAAATCCGGAACGGAAGAGTTTTTAAAGATGGTCGCCGATTCGAAAGACGCTACAAATATCATCGGTCGTTTCGGAATCGGATTTTATTCCGTTTTTATGGTGGCAAAGGAAGTTATAGTCACATCGCGTTCATACCGAAAGGAAGATCAGCCTGTCGAATGGCGCTCCGACGGCTTGGGACAGTATGAAGTATCGGTATCGGAAAAAGAATTGCCGAGAGGCACTTCCATCAAAGTATTATTAAAAGAAGACGCCGAAGAGTTTCTCGAAAAGTGGCGGCTCGAATCGATTATAAAAAAGCATTCGAATTTTATTTCGTTTCCTATTTTCGTTGAAAACGAAAAGATCAATACTGTATCTGCAATCTGGAAAGAACCCAAAAGTTCGATTACAAAAGAACAGTACGAAGAATTCTATAAATTTCTCACGCACGATACCGAGCCGCCTGCGGACATAATTCATAAGTCGATTGACGCTCCGATTCAATTTAACGCTCTGCTCTTTATCCCGAAGAAAAGCGACGAATTTTTCTGGATCGACAGGGACAATTACGGATTGGACCTCTACGTAAGAAAAGTTCTCATTCAACACAAGAATAAAGACCTTCTGCCGGAGTATCTCGGTTTTGTTAAAGGCGTTGTCGATTCTGAAGACCTGCCCCTCAATATTTCGAGGGAGACACTCCAGGAAAATGTAATTTTCAACAAGATAGCCTCGAGCGTTACTTCAACCGTACTTTCGTATCTTGCCGAGAAAGCTAAAAACGACAGGCAAGGATATGAAAATTTCTGGAAGGAGCACGGTAAAATATTTAAACTCGGTTATGTCGACTTCGGCAACAGGGAAAAATATATCGAATTGCTCCGTTTCAATTCGTCTTTCTGCAAAGACGAAACCGAAGTGATTTCACTCGAAGAATATGCCGGCAGAATGAAAGAAAATCAAAAGGATATTTATTACGCAAGCGGACCCAACCGCGAAGCGATTCTGAGTAATCCTCATATCGAAATCTTTAAGAATAAAGGCATCGAAGTCCTTTGCCTCTTTGATCCCGTCGACGAACTGGTAATAAATTCCATCGGCAAGTATAAAGATTATCCCCTTAAGTCGATTGAAAACGCAGACGCAAAAGCGCTGGAAAATATCAAAAGCGATGAAAAAGAATCGGAAGAAAAGAAAGAAGAATTAAGCAAAGACGACAAAAAACATTTCAGCAGTCTGCTTGCAAAAATGAAAAAAATACTGGGAGATAAAGTTGAAGACGTAGTCGAATCCCAAAGGCTTGTGGAAAGTCCCGCCTGTCTTGTATCGACAAGCGACGGTTTAACATCCACAATGGAAAAAATCCTAAGAATGACGAATAAAGAAATTCAACCGAGCAAGAAACGTCTTGAGATTAATCCGAACAATAAATTAATCCGCAACTTGCTGGAAGTCTTCAAGAAAGATTCGAACGACGAGGTAATAAAAGAAGTTACTGAACAGCTTTATTATATTTCACTGCTCAACGACGGCGAGTTGACCGATCCCCATTATTTTACTTCGCTGGCGAACAAATACCTGGAAGAATCGAGTTCCTGGTATATCGATTACTCGAATAAAGGAAATAATGAATAA
- a CDS encoding NAD-dependent epimerase/dehydratase family protein, whose amino-acid sequence MNKKKIVITGGAGFIGSHIAEAWLEKGAEVHIIDNLRTGFLSNIEKLDGIIFHNGSITDKELVFEATKDADYLHHLAAVISVPESIENPEECIDINVGGLINILEAAKVNKIKKVVFSSSAAVYGDNPELPKSIHSPVFPKSTYGITKLDGEFYLKMYHEQFGVNGIALRYFNVFGARQNPASQYAAAVPIFITKALKDEDITVFGDGNQTRDFIYVKDVVKANILAAESEIEQGTYNVATGESITINDLARMIVDITGSNSKIVHLEERPGDIKHSAASISETITELGFAPEIPLKTALEETIRSYKSNGIKE is encoded by the coding sequence ATGAATAAGAAAAAAATAGTTATTACCGGAGGAGCCGGTTTTATAGGGAGCCATATAGCCGAAGCCTGGCTCGAAAAAGGCGCCGAAGTTCATATTATTGACAATCTTAGAACCGGCTTCCTTTCCAATATTGAAAAACTAGACGGGATTATTTTTCATAATGGCAGCATAACAGACAAAGAATTGGTGTTCGAAGCGACAAAAGACGCCGATTATCTGCACCATCTGGCCGCGGTTATATCCGTGCCCGAATCGATCGAAAATCCAGAGGAATGTATCGATATAAATGTGGGCGGATTGATAAATATTCTCGAAGCGGCTAAGGTAAATAAAATTAAAAAGGTAGTGTTCAGCAGTTCCGCCGCTGTATACGGCGACAATCCCGAGCTGCCGAAATCGATCCATTCGCCCGTATTTCCCAAATCGACATACGGTATTACAAAACTCGACGGCGAATTTTATCTTAAAATGTACCATGAACAATTCGGAGTCAACGGAATCGCTCTACGATACTTCAATGTGTTCGGAGCCAGGCAGAATCCCGCTAGTCAATATGCCGCGGCTGTGCCCATTTTTATTACTAAAGCCCTCAAGGATGAAGATATAACCGTATTTGGCGACGGAAATCAAACGCGCGATTTTATCTATGTTAAAGATGTTGTAAAGGCAAATATCCTGGCAGCCGAATCGGAGATCGAACAGGGGACTTATAATGTGGCTACGGGAGAAAGCATTACGATAAACGACCTTGCCCGGATGATTGTCGATATAACCGGAAGCAATTCGAAGATTGTGCATCTCGAAGAACGGCCGGGCGATATTAAACACAGCGCGGCTTCGATTTCGGAAACTATAACAGAACTCGGATTTGCGCCCGAAATACCTCTTAAGACGGCGCTGGAAGAAACTATCCGTTCTTACAAATCAAACGGAATTAAGGAATAA
- a CDS encoding sensor histidine kinase, which translates to MEDYIQNNKLTLLGKLTAGLLHEIRNPLTVIKLNLDYLNMFEKELSSELRESVASSLEAFERINFIISDVLDFTRKSGDRQKSVSINTIAERAIDIISFTASKRNINVIKEFDPNIPEININENKLLQVMLNLINNSIEASKDKSDIYVRTSYAETPENKKIVWEVEDFGCGIKDEDKEKILSGFYTSKVKGSGVGLTVCKRLLEEMGGQLGFESEYGKGSRFFITFVF; encoded by the coding sequence TTGGAAGATTATATCCAGAATAACAAACTGACGCTATTAGGTAAGTTAACGGCAGGATTGTTGCACGAAATTCGCAACCCTCTTACTGTCATTAAATTGAATCTCGACTATCTCAACATGTTCGAAAAAGAACTTTCTTCCGAGCTGAGAGAATCGGTGGCGTCTTCGCTGGAAGCTTTCGAACGGATTAATTTTATAATCAGCGACGTGCTCGATTTCACTCGTAAATCGGGCGACCGCCAGAAAAGCGTTTCCATTAATACAATTGCAGAAAGAGCAATCGATATTATCTCTTTTACCGCTTCCAAAAGAAACATTAATGTTATTAAAGAGTTCGATCCGAACATTCCGGAGATTAATATTAACGAGAATAAATTGCTGCAGGTGATGCTCAATTTGATTAATAACAGTATCGAAGCTTCGAAGGATAAAAGCGATATTTATGTGAGAACGTCATACGCCGAAACTCCGGAAAACAAAAAAATTGTCTGGGAAGTCGAAGATTTCGGATGCGGCATAAAAGACGAAGATAAAGAAAAAATTTTGTCCGGATTTTACACAAGCAAGGTTAAGGGAAGCGGAGTAGGACTGACGGTTTGCAAAAGATTGCTCGAAGAAATGGGCGGTCAACTCGGCTTTGAATCCGAATACGGAAAAGGCTCAAGGTTTTTTATCACATTTGTTTTTTAA
- a CDS encoding sigma-54-dependent transcriptional regulator: MEPKILIIDDDDLVSLSLKKVLVKQGYAVDVCNDAGQWADVVKNFQPDLILLDIYLTTHNGIDILKLIKKDYTALPVIMITGYADIKMAVTSIKLGAFDFLLKPIDLEQLNIVLDKALENIKLRSEIDRLHTILETDKLTKEFFGRSPKIQRLLDSVEKLASSSDTTILLEGESGTGKEVFARFIHQNSPRASAPFITINCGSIPRELAESELFGHEKGAFTGASQKTKMGKFELANNGTLLLDEIGELSLEMQVKLLRVLQERKFYRLGGEKEISVNVRVLAATNRNLEEEVKKGNFREDLFYRLNVVKIDIPPLRERQEDIPFIAYSFLQEFNQKFNKSINGIDPAALDLLKSYRWKGNIRELRNVMERVVLLCEEDMLRVHHFAFLIENKSEEDNDSDAFVLKIPSKGITMDEVVKTLIQKTLLITNGNQVQAAKILGLSRSKLRYRMEQLGIEVTKQIN; encoded by the coding sequence ATGGAACCGAAAATTCTAATTATTGACGACGACGATCTGGTTTCGCTGTCTCTCAAAAAAGTGCTGGTTAAACAGGGCTATGCAGTGGATGTATGCAACGACGCAGGACAGTGGGCGGACGTTGTTAAAAATTTTCAACCCGATTTGATCCTCCTCGATATTTATCTGACTACGCATAACGGCATCGATATTCTTAAACTGATTAAAAAAGATTACACCGCATTGCCGGTTATAATGATTACCGGTTATGCCGACATTAAAATGGCCGTCACGTCGATTAAACTCGGCGCTTTCGACTTTCTGTTAAAACCGATCGATCTGGAACAACTAAATATCGTTCTCGACAAAGCTCTCGAAAATATTAAACTGAGAAGCGAGATCGACAGACTCCATACGATTCTGGAAACGGATAAATTGACCAAAGAATTCTTCGGACGAAGTCCCAAAATTCAACGTCTCCTCGATTCGGTCGAAAAACTGGCTTCGAGCAGCGATACAACGATTCTACTCGAAGGAGAAAGCGGCACCGGTAAAGAAGTTTTTGCGCGGTTTATTCATCAAAACAGTCCGAGAGCCTCGGCTCCGTTTATTACTATCAATTGCGGTTCGATCCCGAGGGAATTGGCTGAAAGCGAATTGTTCGGGCACGAAAAAGGAGCTTTTACGGGAGCTTCTCAGAAAACCAAAATGGGAAAATTCGAGCTTGCAAACAACGGCACGCTTCTGCTCGATGAAATCGGCGAACTGAGCCTCGAAATGCAGGTTAAACTTTTGCGCGTTTTGCAGGAAAGAAAATTTTATCGGCTCGGCGGCGAAAAAGAAATAAGCGTAAACGTACGGGTACTTGCCGCAACGAACCGGAACCTGGAAGAAGAAGTTAAAAAAGGGAATTTCCGCGAAGACTTGTTCTATCGTCTTAACGTTGTAAAAATCGACATTCCGCCTTTAAGGGAACGGCAGGAAGATATTCCGTTTATAGCATATTCATTCCTGCAGGAATTTAATCAGAAATTCAATAAATCGATTAACGGTATCGATCCCGCCGCTCTCGATTTGTTAAAGTCATACAGGTGGAAAGGAAATATCCGCGAGCTTAGAAACGTTATGGAGAGGGTTGTCCTTCTCTGCGAAGAAGACATGCTTAGAGTTCATCATTTTGCATTTCTAATCGAAAATAAGTCGGAAGAAGATAACGATTCCGACGCCTTCGTTCTGAAAATACCTTCCAAAGGCATCACGATGGACGAAGTCGTTAAGACATTGATACAGAAAACCCTTTTGATTACAAACGGCAATCAGGTACAGGCGGCAAAAATCCTCGGACTGTCGAGGTCAAAACTCCGTTACAGAATGGAACAGCTCGGAATTGAAGTTACCAAACAAATAAACTAA
- a CDS encoding HAD family hydrolase, which produces MKNFDGIIFDIDGTLADTHELIFDTFNHVIEKYLNKRMSNDEIVALFGPTEDVILKEYMAERYGEARNDYYEYYRKNHKEKAPAYPGIEEVLIFLKSRSIPVGIFTGKGRKSSEITLKELGLIDYFDLIITGDDVEKHKPDPEGIRLFLSRFNLQGERVLMVGDVANDVKAARDAGVKCALVLWDKFSREKFSGVEADFKFYSVEEFKKFIFDNFE; this is translated from the coding sequence ATGAAAAATTTTGACGGAATTATTTTCGACATCGACGGAACTCTTGCCGACACTCACGAGCTTATATTCGATACATTCAACCATGTTATCGAGAAATATCTGAACAAGAGAATGAGCAACGACGAAATAGTCGCTCTTTTCGGTCCCACCGAAGACGTTATCCTTAAAGAGTATATGGCTGAAAGATACGGCGAGGCAAGAAACGATTACTACGAATATTACCGGAAGAACCACAAAGAAAAAGCGCCCGCATATCCCGGCATAGAAGAAGTTTTAATCTTCTTAAAAAGCCGCTCGATACCGGTAGGAATTTTCACAGGCAAAGGAAGAAAATCCTCCGAAATCACATTAAAAGAACTCGGTTTAATCGATTACTTCGATTTGATAATAACCGGCGACGATGTTGAAAAACACAAACCCGATCCCGAAGGGATTAGGCTCTTCCTTTCCAGATTCAATCTTCAAGGCGAACGAGTATTGATGGTAGGAGACGTTGCAAATGACGTTAAAGCCGCCCGCGATGCCGGCGTTAAATGCGCTCTCGTCTTGTGGGATAAATTTTCGAGGGAGAAATTCTCCGGCGTTGAAGCCGATTTCAAATTCTACAGTGTGGAGGAATTCAAAAAATTTATTTTTGACAATTTCGAATAA
- a CDS encoding PQQ-binding-like beta-propeller repeat protein: MKRLFPILILFSAYALSAQSLNVAVISSPELSSGLDSLTYYINYESDADIVILLGDLTGEDQSADKIKTFLNKVNKETLILPSADNLSKLNALLEMPEIFNDRFDLKAADFFLLGVSPIIPYKNYRHFSGEIFNWLNETLDTISLSDEIYLFLPEPINNTADNWKEAMKLIASKNLKLIVCGNSPQTELTNLYGYPALNLENFKPDKSNKWEIPEIRITADSIIIRSGKLLEVIDKRIEVSKEEIEIDTDNLPDSAIVFKTRLENDLYSRPFFFNNKIFAADAAGILTCRDTTGEILWDYDLNGDVYGSITIADRTLNAVTFQGDLQSISLTGEQIQSIGFNEYVTTSLLPIEYSGDKELMIPKVTNSKKALVFGTNEGKVYCYDLETLQEYWVNDISKEAINDNLILRENKIFYTSDDGFLYCIDARTGLFIWRWKYRKGDNLSASDLVISSKSIFVVSDNGQLFCIDYLLGKLNWYRDRYKLRKEISLSGDGKYIFSFDEENLYAFAVHKGNTIKEIKLDQKIRFHAFPPLAIKDNRYLLAVDGIVYLWNGDKNIERLLSVGNSPIIGVLPLSDSNLLIATADGAIYNLNLNKLVK, from the coding sequence ATGAAACGATTATTTCCGATACTAATTCTTTTTTCCGCATACGCGCTGTCTGCGCAAAGTTTAAACGTCGCGGTTATTTCTTCTCCAGAACTTTCTTCCGGACTCGATTCCTTAACGTATTACATAAACTATGAAAGCGACGCCGACATAGTCATTTTGCTCGGAGATTTAACCGGCGAAGATCAATCGGCAGATAAAATTAAAACATTTTTAAACAAGGTTAACAAAGAAACGCTTATACTTCCTTCGGCAGATAATCTTTCAAAGTTAAATGCGCTTTTGGAAATGCCCGAAATATTCAACGACAGGTTCGATTTGAAAGCCGCCGATTTTTTCTTGCTGGGCGTTTCGCCCATCATACCTTACAAAAACTATCGGCATTTTTCAGGCGAAATTTTTAACTGGCTAAATGAAACTCTCGACACAATTTCATTATCGGACGAGATTTATCTTTTCCTTCCCGAACCGATTAACAATACGGCTGACAACTGGAAAGAGGCGATGAAGCTAATCGCTTCCAAAAATCTAAAACTTATCGTCTGCGGAAACTCTCCACAAACCGAGTTGACAAATTTATACGGCTATCCGGCTCTCAATCTTGAAAATTTCAAACCGGATAAATCAAATAAATGGGAAATTCCCGAAATCCGTATTACAGCCGACTCGATAATAATACGTTCTGGTAAATTGTTAGAAGTTATAGACAAAAGAATTGAAGTATCAAAAGAAGAGATAGAAATCGACACAGATAATTTGCCGGATTCAGCCATTGTATTTAAAACGCGTTTGGAGAACGATTTATACAGTCGTCCGTTTTTTTTCAACAACAAAATTTTTGCTGCAGACGCAGCGGGCATTCTGACATGCAGAGATACTACCGGCGAAATTTTATGGGATTATGATTTAAACGGCGATGTTTACGGCTCTATTACAATAGCAGACCGGACTTTAAATGCGGTTACTTTTCAAGGCGACTTGCAATCAATCAGTTTGACGGGCGAGCAAATCCAGTCGATCGGATTCAATGAATACGTCACTACTTCCCTCTTGCCGATTGAATATTCTGGCGACAAAGAATTAATGATTCCCAAAGTCACTAATTCCAAAAAAGCCCTGGTCTTCGGCACAAACGAAGGAAAAGTTTACTGTTACGATCTCGAAACTTTGCAGGAATATTGGGTTAATGACATATCGAAAGAAGCTATCAACGACAACCTTATTCTCCGCGAGAATAAAATTTTCTACACATCCGACGACGGTTTTTTATATTGCATCGACGCGCGAACGGGACTTTTCATCTGGCGCTGGAAATACCGGAAAGGAGACAACCTTTCGGCTTCCGATTTAGTTATTTCATCAAAGTCGATATTTGTCGTATCCGACAACGGTCAACTTTTCTGTATTGATTATCTGCTCGGCAAATTGAACTGGTACAGAGACAGGTATAAATTAAGGAAAGAAATAAGTCTCAGCGGCGACGGCAAATACATATTTTCGTTTGACGAGGAAAATTTATATGCATTTGCCGTACACAAAGGAAATACAATTAAAGAAATCAAACTCGACCAAAAAATTCGCTTCCATGCATTTCCTCCGCTTGCCATTAAAGACAACCGGTATCTCCTGGCTGTCGACGGAATTGTATATTTATGGAACGGCGACAAAAATATCGAACGGCTTCTTTCAGTGGGCAACTCGCCGATTATCGGAGTATTGCCACTGTCCGACTCAAATTTATTAATCGCCACAGCCGACGGCGCCATCTATAATCTGAACTTAAACAAACTGGTAAAATGA
- the lepA gene encoding translation elongation factor 4, producing MQNIRNFCIIAHIDHGKSTIADGLLEFTQTISVREAKEQLLDSLDLERERGITIKSHAIQMNYKADDGNNYILNLIDTPGHVDFSYEVSRSLAACEGALLVVDAAQGVEAQTISNLYMAIDAGLEIIPVINKIDLPSAMVEQVKKQIIDLIGCKEEEIILASAKTRVGIKDILEAIVARVPSPMGDPDAPLQALIFDSIFDSYRGAIAYIRVVNGVINEKDEIKFFASGKKYLAEEIGILRLNRIRTGKLEAGNVGYLIANVKELQDTKVGDTVTHARNGAEKPLPGYKEIKPMVYSGLYPTNSDDYEDLRDALEKYKLNDSSLTFTPETSAALGFGFRCGFLGMLHMEIVQERLEREFGQSIVTTLPNVEYWVFKKNGEKIIVDNPADMPPQGEIERVEEPFVKAQIVTPSEYIGNLMQLAIEKRGVYINTTYIDPTRADMAFEFPLAEIIFDFYDKLKSISRGYASFDYEFIGYRESDLVKLDILLNGEKVDALSVIVHEKKAYTWGQKVCSKLKELIPRHMFEIAVQAAIGNKVISRTNIKALRKNVLAKCYGGDITRKRKLLEKQKEGKKRMKQVGNVEIPQEAFLAVLQIED from the coding sequence ATGCAAAACATACGTAATTTCTGTATTATCGCACATATAGACCACGGCAAATCGACCATAGCCGACGGATTGCTCGAATTCACGCAAACAATTTCGGTGAGGGAAGCAAAAGAACAACTGCTCGACAGTCTCGACCTGGAGCGCGAAAGGGGAATTACCATTAAATCCCACGCCATTCAAATGAATTATAAAGCCGACGACGGCAATAATTACATTCTCAATTTAATAGATACTCCGGGACACGTCGATTTTTCTTACGAAGTATCCCGTTCGCTGGCCGCATGCGAAGGAGCCTTATTGGTTGTAGACGCGGCACAGGGCGTCGAAGCGCAAACAATATCGAATTTATACATGGCAATCGACGCGGGTTTGGAAATAATTCCGGTAATAAATAAGATCGATCTACCCAGCGCAATGGTCGAGCAGGTAAAAAAGCAAATTATCGATTTGATCGGCTGTAAAGAAGAAGAAATAATATTAGCCAGCGCAAAAACGCGTGTGGGTATAAAAGATATACTCGAAGCGATTGTGGCAAGGGTGCCCTCGCCGATGGGCGATCCGGACGCTCCGCTGCAAGCTCTCATTTTCGACTCGATATTTGATTCTTATCGCGGAGCGATCGCATATATAAGAGTTGTAAACGGGGTTATAAACGAAAAAGACGAAATAAAATTTTTTGCAAGCGGGAAAAAATATCTTGCAGAGGAAATCGGAATTCTCCGGTTAAACCGAATAAGAACCGGAAAATTGGAAGCCGGTAATGTAGGGTATCTTATTGCCAATGTTAAAGAATTGCAGGATACCAAAGTTGGCGATACTGTTACACATGCGCGCAACGGAGCTGAAAAACCGCTGCCCGGCTATAAAGAAATAAAACCGATGGTCTACAGCGGGCTTTATCCGACCAATTCCGACGATTACGAGGATTTGAGAGACGCGCTCGAAAAATATAAACTGAACGATTCTTCATTGACCTTTACGCCCGAAACTTCCGCAGCCCTCGGATTCGGTTTCCGTTGCGGTTTCCTCGGTATGCTCCATATGGAAATTGTACAGGAAAGGCTCGAAAGAGAATTCGGACAGTCGATTGTCACGACTTTGCCTAATGTCGAATACTGGGTGTTCAAAAAAAACGGCGAAAAAATAATTGTCGATAATCCTGCTGATATGCCGCCGCAGGGTGAAATCGAGCGGGTGGAAGAGCCGTTTGTTAAAGCGCAAATCGTTACTCCAAGCGAATATATCGGGAACTTAATGCAGCTTGCAATTGAAAAAAGAGGTGTATATATAAATACTACTTATATTGACCCGACAAGGGCGGATATGGCCTTCGAATTCCCCCTGGCGGAAATTATCTTTGATTTTTATGATAAATTGAAATCGATTTCGCGCGGATATGCCTCGTTCGACTATGAATTTATCGGCTACAGAGAATCCGATTTGGTGAAGCTCGACATACTCCTAAACGGAGAAAAAGTAGACGCTCTTTCGGTAATCGTGCACGAAAAGAAAGCTTATACATGGGGACAAAAAGTCTGTTCCAAACTGAAAGAACTGATTCCCCGTCACATGTTCGAAATTGCCGTCCAGGCTGCTATTGGCAATAAGGTAATTTCAAGGACGAATATTAAAGCTCTCAGAAAAAATGTATTGGCTAAATGCTACGGCGGAGATATAACCAGAAAACGAAAGCTGCTCGAAAAACAAAAAGAAGGTAAAAAGAGAATGAAACAAGTCGGAAATGTGGAAATTCCACAGGAAGCTTTCCTGGCCGTTTTGCAAATAGAAGACTAA
- the lepB gene encoding signal peptidase I → METSRVPTGSMEKTILIGDFLFVNKFIYGATSPRTIPFTNIVLPYFQLPAITDPERYDIVVFEYPGDRDDLRPTVISNYVKRCIGLPGDTIEIIDKVVFINGEEAWIPPHIQYVNPYVTPKGVANPRIFPKGANFNEDNYGPVVVPKKGDVIKLSTENIEQWRTIIDREFGRRVVTIEGDKIFIDGKEISEYTIQKDYYFMLGDNRDDSADSRFWGFVPRDKVIGEAFMIYWSWDPSIPFSDFFKLLGSVRVNRIAKLVH, encoded by the coding sequence ATCGAGACTTCGAGAGTGCCTACCGGCTCGATGGAAAAGACCATTCTCATCGGCGATTTCCTGTTTGTAAATAAGTTTATATACGGAGCCACTTCTCCGCGCACAATCCCGTTTACGAATATAGTATTGCCGTATTTTCAATTGCCGGCTATTACGGATCCGGAAAGGTACGATATAGTGGTATTCGAATATCCCGGCGACAGAGATGATTTGCGTCCTACAGTTATAAGTAATTACGTGAAAAGATGTATCGGTTTGCCGGGCGATACTATAGAGATTATCGATAAAGTCGTTTTTATCAACGGAGAAGAAGCCTGGATACCGCCTCACATTCAATACGTAAATCCTTATGTAACACCGAAGGGGGTGGCCAATCCGAGAATATTTCCCAAAGGAGCTAATTTCAATGAAGACAATTACGGACCCGTGGTAGTGCCCAAAAAAGGGGATGTAATTAAGTTATCGACAGAGAATATTGAACAGTGGCGCACAATAATCGACAGGGAATTCGGAAGAAGGGTTGTTACGATTGAAGGCGATAAGATTTTTATCGACGGAAAAGAAATTTCCGAATACACAATTCAAAAAGATTATTATTTTATGCTCGGAGACAATCGCGACGACAGCGCCGACAGCCGCTTCTGGGGCTTTGTGCCGCGCGACAAAGTTATCGGCGAGGCGTTTATGATTTATTGGTCTTGGGATCCCTCAATACCTTTTTCCGATTTCTTTAAATTACTGGGCTCTGTGCGCGTTAACAGAATTGCCAAATTAGTCCACTGA